One Phaseolus vulgaris cultivar G19833 chromosome 2, P. vulgaris v2.0, whole genome shotgun sequence DNA window includes the following coding sequences:
- the LOC137810877 gene encoding cytochrome P450 89A2-like — MEPCFFIILSLSVCVLIRRFFSLHNKPTTPLGPSHIPIISNILWLTKSFQIEPILPTLHTKYGPILTLYIATTPVVFIRDRFLAHQALVQNASLFSDRPKALAAAKIITTHQHNISSASYGATWRILRRNLTSHMLHHSRVKSFSGIRNWVLHTLLKHLKSHSETNNSVRIIDHFRYSMFCLLVFMCFGEQLDDGKVRDIERVQRQMLLRVKSFNILNFWPRVTRVLFRKLWEELLRLRTEQEDVLVPLIRARKQKQKQGKEEGVASYIDTLLDLQLPEEKRKLNEEELVTLCNEFLNAGTDTTSTALQWIMANLVKYPHVQERLVDEIREVLGEREEREVKEEDLQKLGYLKCVILEGLRRHPPGHFVLPHAVTEDVVFNDYLVPKNGTVNFMVAEMGWDPKVWEDPLAFKPERFMNDESFDITGSKEIKMMPFGAGRRICPGYNLALLHLEYFVANLVWNFEWKVPDGGDVDLSEKQEFTVVMKNALHVHLSPRI; from the coding sequence ATGGAGCCCTGCTTCTTCATCATACTCTCTCTCTCCGTTTGCGTCCTAATAAGACGCTTCTTCTCCCTTCACAACAAACCCACCACTCCTCTTGGCCCTTCACACATCCCAATCATCTCAAACATCCTTTGGCTAACAAAGTCCTTTCAAATCGAACCAATTCTCCCAACCCTCCACACCAAATACGGTCCCATTCTCACTCTCTACATTGCTACTACTCCCGTCGTCTTCATACGCGACCGCTTTCTCGCCCACCAAGCCCTCGTCCAAAATGCTTCTCTTTTCTCCGATCGCCCCAAAGCTCTCGCCGCCGCCAAAATCATAACCACCCACCAACACAACATTAGCTCCGCCTCCTATGGCGCCACCTGGCGCATTCTCCGCCGCAACCTAACCTCTCATATGCTCCACCACTCCCGCGTCAAGTCCTTCTCTGGGATCCGCAACTGGGTCCTCCACACCCTCCTCAAGCACCTCAAATCCCATTCCGAAACCAACAATTCTGTCAGAATCATCGACCATTTCCGATACTCCATGTTCTGCTTGCTCGTCTTCATGTGTTTCGGGGAACAACTCGATGATGGCAAAGTCCGAGACATCGAGCGCGTGCAGCGCCAGATGCTTCTGCGCGTTAAATCCTTCAACATCCTCAATTTCTGGCCCAGAGTCACGCGCGTTTTGTTCCGCAAACTCTGGGAGGAGTTGCTGAGGCTTCGGACGGAGCAAGAGGATGTTTTGGTTCCGCTTATAAGAGCCAGGAAGCAAAAGCAAAAGCAAGGCAAGGAGGAAGGTGTTGCTTCTTATATTGATACTTTGTTGGATTTGCAGTTGCCTGAGGAGAAACGCAAGCTCAACGAAGAGGAACTTGTGACGCTGTGTAATGAATTTTTAAACGCGGGCACGGACACGACTTCCACGGCGTTGCAGTGGATCATGGCGAATTTGGTGAAGTACCCGCATGTGCAAGAGAGGTTGGTGGATGAGATAAGGGAGGTATTGggtgagagagaagagagagaagtGAAAGAAGAAGACTTGCAGAAACTTGGTTATCTGAAGTGTGTGATTTTGGAGGGTTTGAGGCGTCACCCACCTGGTCACTTTGTGTTGCCTCATGCAGTAACtgaggatgtggtttttaatgATTACTTGGTCCCTAAGAATGGGACAGTGAATTTCATGGTGGCAGAGATGGGGTGGGACCCTAAGGTATGGGAGGATCCCTTGGCGTTTAAGCCAGAGAGGTTTATGAATGATGAGAGCTTTGATATTACTGGGAGTAAAGAGATCAAGATGATGCCCTTTGGTGCTGGGAGAAGGATTTGCCCTGGCTATAATCTCGCCCTTCTTCATTTGGAGTACTTCGTCGCTAATTTAGTTTGGAATTTTGAGTGGAAGGTTCCTGATGGAGGAGATGTGGATTTGTCAGAGAAACAAGAGTTCACTGTGGTCATGAAAAATGCATTGCATGTTCATCTTTCTCCTAGAATCTAG